Below is a genomic region from Paenibacillus rhizovicinus.
CCGATGCGATCTTGGATCGGGCAGCCGAGCTGGGCATCAACCTGATCGATACGGCGGAGTGCTATGGCGATCATTTGTCCGAATCGCTTATCGGCGACTATCTATCCCGCCGCAAGCGCGAGAATTGGATCGTCGCGACGAAGTTCGGTCATCATTTTCACGAACGGTTCTCGCGTACGGACAATTTCTCGCCGGAGGGCGTCGTCGAGCAGCTCGAGGCATCGCTGCGTGCGCTCAAAACCGACTATATCGATTTGTACCAGTTCCATTCCGGTCCCGACGCCGTGTTCGACAACGAGGAATTGTGGTCCGTATTGAACGAGCAAGTGAAGGCCGGCAAAATCAAACATCTCGGCACGTCCATCGGCAGCAATGCCAACTCGCATCAGGTCGATGCCTCCACGAAGGTCGGCTCCGACGTCATCCAGGTCGTTTACAACAGATTGGACACCGTTCCGGAAGCAGACGTATTCCCGTCCTGCATTCGTCAGGACTTGGGCGTGCTTGCCCGCGTTCCGCTTGCGAGCGGTTATCTGAGCGGCAAGTACAAGCCGGACGCCGTATTCGATGAAACCGACGTACGCCATCGCCACGACCGCGAAAGCACGGTGAAGAAGCTGCAGGAAGTGCAGCGCATCGCGGCCGAAGAAGTGCCGGCCGGCGTGGACATGGCAGCATGGGCGCTTGCTTGGTGCTTGAAGCATCCTGCGGTAACAGCCGTTATCCCGGGCTGCAAAAGTCCGGAGCAGGTCAGCTCTAACGCGAGCGTGACGGCCCTTATTACGGAGTCGCATCCGCAGGATGTTCAGCGTTAAGCTTTAAGCTTTAAGCTTTAAGCTTTAAGCTTTAAGCGTTTAGATGAATGCGCTGGTGTGACAGCACGCCGCTCAACCGATATAGATTACATGGAAAATAGCGGGGCAGAGGGAATTTCTGCTCCGCTATTTTTTTGATTCTTGGAGTAAAACGCGACTCATGAACGGAATTCAGACGCAGCTTGGGTCTTATATATGAAAATAAGCATAGTTTTTCGTAAGATTTGCTCCTTGGCGAGATCGGACAGCGTTGGTAAACTGAATGAGGTTATGGCAGTTGTTGCCGGTGTAGCTACATATTCGAACGCAGACGAAGGAGAAGTCGACCGATGAAACTGAATATTTATAACGCGCTCTGGGGCATGCCCGGAACTTATGCGGATCAACTGGCAAGAGCGGCTGAAGCGGGCTATGCCGGCGTGGAGGCTCCGGCGCCGTCGAAGGAGCAAGCGAACGAATTCAAGGAATTGCTGGACAAGCATAGCCTCAGCTACATCGCGCAAATCTTTACTTCCTGCGATCACGCGGCAACCTTCGCTTCGCAGGCGGAATACGCTGCAAGCTTCAATCCGCAGCTGATCGTTTCGCATAGCGCGAAGGACAGCATGCCTTTCGCCGAGCAAGTGGATTTCTTTCGCGGAGCGCTCGACGTAGAGCGGACGATCGGAATTCCTGTCGCCCACGAAACGCATCGCTCGCGGGCCATGTTCACGCCTTGGGGCACGACGGCGCTGTTGAAGGAGCTGCCGGACCTGAGGATTGCGGCGGATTTCAGCCACTGGTGCTGCGTAACCGAGTCGATGCTGGACGATAGGGAAGAAGACCTGAAGCTCGCATTCGAGCGCGCCATTCATATTCATGCCCGCGTCGGGTTCGCCGAAGGGCCTCAGGTGCCGCATCCGGCCGCGCCTGAATTTGCATACGAGCTGCTGCAGTTCGAGGGCTGGTGGGGACAAATGCTGCAAGCGAGGGAACAGGAAGGCCATGCCTTTGCAACGATCACGCCGGAATTCGGCCCGCCGGGATATATGCCGACGCTGCCGTTCACGGGGCAAGCGGTCGCCGACCTATGGCAAGTCAACGCATGGATGGCAACGCGTATCCGCGAGA
It encodes:
- a CDS encoding aldo/keto reductase — protein: MKYRRLGRTGLEVSVIGVGTWQFGGEWGQQFTQDEADAILDRAAELGINLIDTAECYGDHLSESLIGDYLSRRKRENWIVATKFGHHFHERFSRTDNFSPEGVVEQLEASLRALKTDYIDLYQFHSGPDAVFDNEELWSVLNEQVKAGKIKHLGTSIGSNANSHQVDASTKVGSDVIQVVYNRLDTVPEADVFPSCIRQDLGVLARVPLASGYLSGKYKPDAVFDETDVRHRHDRESTVKKLQEVQRIAAEEVPAGVDMAAWALAWCLKHPAVTAVIPGCKSPEQVSSNASVTALITESHPQDVQR
- a CDS encoding sugar phosphate isomerase/epimerase family protein, whose translation is MKLNIYNALWGMPGTYADQLARAAEAGYAGVEAPAPSKEQANEFKELLDKHSLSYIAQIFTSCDHAATFASQAEYAASFNPQLIVSHSAKDSMPFAEQVDFFRGALDVERTIGIPVAHETHRSRAMFTPWGTTALLKELPDLRIAADFSHWCCVTESMLDDREEDLKLAFERAIHIHARVGFAEGPQVPHPAAPEFAYELLQFEGWWGQMLQAREQEGHAFATITPEFGPPGYMPTLPFTGQAVADLWQVNAWMATRIREKFGKE